From the Rhodoferax mekongensis genome, one window contains:
- a CDS encoding aminopeptidase P N-terminal domain-containing protein yields the protein MTQPSISALSADYAGRRARLAAHIGPHGVAVLPTAPEQQRNRDADFLFRHDSYFHYLSGFAEPRAWLVIQGDGTTTLFCQPKDLEREIWDGFRLGPDAAPGTLGVNAAYSVDELDQRLPALLDGADAVWYPFATHKGLETRIDGWLSSLRARVRFGSLVPEQVRDLCGPLDEMRLIKDAYEQDVMRRAAQISAQAHIRAMQLSARMLREGKDVREYHLDAELLHEFRLQGSQYPAYSSIVAAGANACVLHYRADAAPVRNGELVLIDAGCELDGYASDITRTFPANGTFTGPQRALYDLVLASQVAAVEATKAGARFTDPHDATVKVLAQGMLDLGLLNKNSVGSLDDVIEKRAYFQFYMHRTGHWLGMDVHDCGSYTEPSELGTKHVRKDALTGNEIVNRPARILRSGMVLTIEPGIYVRPAPGVPEQFHHIGIRIEDDAIVTDTGCELISRGVPVEADAIEALMR from the coding sequence ATGACCCAGCCCTCCATCTCCGCACTCTCTGCAGACTACGCCGGCCGCCGCGCGCGCCTGGCCGCCCACATCGGCCCGCATGGCGTGGCGGTGCTGCCCACGGCCCCGGAGCAGCAGCGCAACCGGGATGCGGACTTTTTGTTCCGCCATGACAGCTACTTCCATTACCTGAGCGGCTTTGCCGAGCCGCGGGCTTGGCTGGTCATCCAGGGTGACGGTACCACCACCCTGTTTTGCCAACCCAAAGACCTGGAGCGCGAAATCTGGGACGGCTTTCGCCTCGGGCCGGATGCAGCGCCGGGAACCCTCGGCGTGAACGCCGCCTATTCAGTAGACGAGCTGGACCAACGCCTGCCCGCACTGCTGGATGGCGCCGATGCCGTCTGGTACCCCTTTGCCACCCACAAGGGCTTGGAGACCCGCATCGACGGCTGGCTCAGCAGTCTGCGCGCCCGCGTGCGCTTTGGCTCGTTGGTGCCCGAGCAGGTGCGCGACCTGTGCGGTCCGCTGGATGAGATGCGCCTGATCAAGGATGCCTATGAGCAGGACGTGATGCGCCGCGCCGCGCAGATCAGCGCGCAAGCCCACATCCGCGCTATGCAGCTGTCGGCCCGCATGCTGCGCGAAGGCAAAGACGTGCGCGAATACCACCTGGACGCTGAGCTGCTGCATGAGTTCCGCCTGCAAGGCTCGCAGTACCCGGCCTACAGCTCCATCGTGGCGGCCGGTGCCAACGCCTGCGTGCTGCACTACCGCGCCGACGCGGCCCCGGTACGTAACGGCGAGCTGGTGCTGATTGACGCAGGCTGCGAGCTGGACGGCTACGCCAGCGACATCACCCGCACCTTCCCCGCCAACGGCACATTTACCGGCCCGCAGCGCGCGCTGTATGACCTGGTGCTGGCCTCTCAAGTGGCCGCTGTAGAAGCCACCAAGGCCGGAGCGCGCTTTACCGATCCGCATGACGCCACCGTCAAAGTGCTGGCGCAAGGCATGCTGGACTTGGGGCTCTTGAACAAAAACAGCGTGGGTAGCCTGGACGATGTGATTGAGAAGCGCGCCTACTTCCAGTTCTACATGCACCGTACCGGCCACTGGCTGGGCATGGATGTGCATGACTGCGGCTCGTACACCGAGCCATCCGAGCTGGGCACTAAGCATGTGCGCAAAGACGCGCTCACCGGCAACGAGATCGTGAACCGGCCCGCGCGCATTCTGCGCAGCGGCATGGTGCTGACCATAGAGCCCGGTATTTATGTGCGTCCGGCACCAGGGGTGCCGGAGCAGTTCCACCACATCGGCATCCGCATCGAAGACGACGCCATCGTCACCGACACCGGCTGCGAGCTCATCAGCCGCGGCGTGCCGGTGGAGGCAGATGCTATTGAAGCCTTGATGCGCTAA
- a CDS encoding nucleotidyltransferase family protein has translation MPDLLPSDSSSDTASPARTSPAIVLAAGRGERMRPLTDTRPKPLLQVHGKPLMQYHLEALAAGGFASAMVNTAWLGEQIEAAFHDALALQRPLDEREQLSNSEHSATSISLHYSHEGRDFGGALETAGGIARALPQLDTVFWSMAGDVFAPDMVFTRSALERFAGSGMLAHLWLVPNPAHNTKGDFGLEAVGAGGMGRCVDPAPGSTAPRYTYSTFALFHRDLFAQPWCDIPAGNPHGIKAPLAPLLRKAMQGARVSAEIYTGRWTDVGTPERLAELNAQTP, from the coding sequence ATGCCTGACCTATTGCCCTCTGACTCCTCCTCAGACACCGCCTCGCCCGCACGCACCAGCCCCGCCATCGTGCTGGCTGCCGGCCGCGGCGAGCGCATGCGCCCGCTGACCGACACCCGCCCTAAGCCCCTGCTGCAGGTGCACGGCAAGCCGCTCATGCAGTACCACCTGGAGGCGCTGGCCGCAGGGGGCTTTGCGTCTGCCATGGTGAACACGGCCTGGTTGGGCGAACAGATAGAGGCTGCGTTTCATGATGCTTTAGCCCTCCAGCGCCCGCTGGATGAGCGCGAGCAGCTATCAAATTCAGAGCATTCTGCTACCAGCATCAGCCTGCACTACTCCCATGAAGGTCGCGATTTCGGCGGAGCGCTGGAGACGGCCGGCGGCATTGCCCGTGCGCTGCCGCAGTTGGACACGGTGTTCTGGTCCATGGCGGGTGACGTATTTGCGCCCGACATGGTGTTCACCCGTAGCGCCTTGGAGCGCTTTGCGGGCAGCGGCATGTTGGCCCACCTGTGGCTGGTGCCCAACCCGGCGCACAACACCAAGGGTGACTTCGGGTTGGAGGCCGTGGGCGCGGGTGGCATGGGCCGCTGCGTGGACCCCGCTCCGGGCAGCACTGCGCCCCGCTACACCTACAGCACCTTTGCCCTGTTTCACCGCGACCTGTTTGCCCAGCCCTGGTGCGACATTCCCGCCGGCAACCCGCACGGCATCAAAGCGCCGCTGGCTCCGCTCCTGCGCAAGGCCATGCAGGGTGCACGGGTGAGCGCCGAGATTTACACTGGCCGCTGGACCGACGTCGGCACCCCCGAGCGCTTGGCAGAACTCAACGCACAGACACCATGA
- a CDS encoding ParA family protein: MQHVVFNQKGGVGKSTITCNLAAISASQGLRTLVIDLDSQGNSSRYLLGADMADELPNVAEFFEQSLKFTVRDKPASDYISETQWPHLDLLPSSPLLDELHSKLESRHKIYKLRDALEQLAADYDQIYIDTPPALNFYTRSALIAAQGCLIPFDCDDFSRRALYTLLENVQEIKADHNKHLEVEGIVVNQFQPRANLPQRLVQELIDEGLPVLQPYLGASVKIRESHEQFKPMIYLEPGHKLTQEFVALHDALLPKKKSGKKSK, from the coding sequence ATGCAGCACGTTGTTTTCAACCAGAAAGGTGGCGTCGGCAAGTCCACCATCACCTGCAACCTGGCGGCCATCAGCGCATCCCAAGGTTTGCGCACCCTGGTGATTGACTTGGACTCCCAGGGCAACTCCAGCCGCTATTTGCTGGGCGCCGACATGGCCGACGAGCTGCCCAACGTGGCCGAGTTTTTTGAGCAGAGTCTCAAGTTCACCGTGCGCGACAAGCCTGCGAGCGACTACATCAGCGAAACCCAGTGGCCCCATCTGGACCTGCTGCCATCCAGCCCGCTGCTCGACGAGCTGCACAGCAAGCTGGAGAGTCGCCACAAGATCTACAAGCTGCGTGACGCGCTGGAGCAGCTGGCCGCCGACTACGACCAGATTTACATCGACACGCCACCGGCCCTCAACTTCTACACCCGCAGCGCGCTGATTGCCGCGCAGGGCTGCCTGATCCCGTTTGACTGCGACGACTTCTCCCGCCGTGCGCTCTACACCCTGCTGGAGAACGTGCAGGAGATCAAGGCCGACCACAACAAGCATCTGGAAGTGGAAGGCATCGTGGTCAACCAGTTCCAGCCGCGCGCCAACCTGCCGCAGCGCCTGGTGCAGGAGCTGATTGACGAAGGCCTGCCGGTCTTGCAGCCTTACCTCGGTGCCTCGGTGAAGATCCGCGAGTCGCACGAGCAGTTCAAACCCATGATCTACCTAGAGCCCGGCCACAAGCTGACCCAGGAGTTTGTGGCTTTGCACGACGCTTTGTTGCCCAAGAAAAAATCAGGCAAAAAGAGCAAGTAG
- a CDS encoding penicillin-binding protein 1A: MQTTSWGPWPMRILKTGLVLAVLGALFLAAAVAFFSTQLPDTSSLSNYQPKQPLRVLTADGVEVAGFGTERRVYKPIDQIPKLMKDSLLAVEDSRFYSHGGLDPIGVARALVANLTGGRTQGASTITQQVARTFFLSRSRTLERKIKEALLAYKIESQLSKDQILELYMNQIYLGARAYGFEAAAQAYFGKTLSALSAAECAMLAGLPQNPYFANPIQNFERARTRQLVALSRMRSEGVIDEAQYQAAKAEKLAVRKRNEVDVHAEYVAEMVRQQVYAQFGELSYTTGLNVTTTLRAADQQVAYKALRHTLVEHSLRQVWRGPEGQENLAADLKDEDPAVAQALADYDDDEDLRIAIVTRASAKAVSVVLGSGEAITIDGTGLRPAQSGLGDSAAAKLKLRRGSVVRVLQQGKAWSLVQWPEAEGAFVSMDPANGEIRALVGGFDFHRNQFNHVTQGWRQPGSSYKPFIYSGAIESGMQPESLVNDAPMENVGDWAPENDDGSTDGPITLRRALARSKNLVSIRLMQLLSPVGAREWTSRFGFDPERQPDNLTQALGTGSTNPLQMAGAYSVLANGGYRVNPVLIQKIARASGEVVFEAKPQVLDETVRAVPQRNTFMVSSLLQEVTRTGTAAKAQATLKRPDLYGKTGTTNDVVDAWFAGYQPGLVAVVWVGYDTPRSLGSRASGSALALPAWIDYMATALKNVPVQEVQPPAGVVRVGGDWRYEEWANGGFLESIGVDGQAISPALAVRPSSEGVQGPSP; this comes from the coding sequence ATGCAAACCACTTCCTGGGGCCCCTGGCCCATGCGCATCCTCAAAACCGGCCTGGTGTTGGCAGTGCTGGGTGCCCTGTTTCTGGCCGCTGCGGTCGCGTTTTTCTCGACCCAGCTGCCGGATACATCTTCCCTCTCCAATTACCAACCCAAGCAACCGCTGCGTGTGCTCACGGCCGATGGTGTGGAGGTAGCCGGTTTCGGGACCGAACGCCGGGTCTACAAACCCATTGACCAGATCCCCAAGCTGATGAAAGACAGCCTGCTGGCTGTGGAAGACTCGCGCTTTTACAGCCATGGCGGGTTGGACCCCATCGGCGTGGCGCGGGCCCTGGTGGCCAACCTGACCGGAGGGCGCACCCAGGGCGCGTCCACCATCACCCAACAGGTGGCGCGCACTTTCTTTTTGAGCCGCTCGCGCACGCTGGAGCGCAAGATCAAGGAGGCACTGCTGGCCTACAAAATCGAGTCCCAGCTCAGCAAAGACCAGATTCTGGAGCTCTACATGAACCAGATCTACTTGGGCGCGCGGGCATACGGCTTTGAAGCGGCAGCGCAGGCCTATTTCGGCAAAACGCTGTCTGCGCTCAGTGCGGCCGAGTGCGCCATGCTGGCCGGCCTGCCGCAGAACCCGTACTTTGCCAACCCCATCCAGAATTTCGAGCGCGCACGTACCCGCCAGCTGGTCGCCTTGAGTCGCATGCGATCGGAAGGTGTGATCGACGAAGCGCAGTACCAGGCAGCCAAGGCTGAAAAGCTCGCGGTGCGCAAACGCAATGAGGTGGATGTGCACGCGGAGTACGTGGCCGAGATGGTGCGCCAGCAGGTCTATGCCCAGTTCGGTGAGCTGAGCTACACCACCGGCCTCAACGTCACCACCACTTTGCGTGCTGCGGACCAGCAGGTGGCCTACAAGGCGCTGCGTCACACGCTGGTGGAGCACTCGCTGCGCCAGGTCTGGCGTGGTCCGGAGGGGCAGGAGAACCTCGCTGCCGACTTGAAGGACGAAGATCCGGCCGTAGCCCAGGCGCTCGCCGACTACGACGATGACGAAGACCTGCGCATCGCCATCGTCACCCGTGCCAGTGCCAAGGCGGTCAGCGTGGTGCTGGGCTCGGGTGAGGCGATCACCATTGACGGTACCGGCCTGCGCCCTGCGCAGTCTGGCTTGGGTGACTCTGCAGCTGCCAAGCTGAAGCTGCGCCGCGGCTCGGTGGTGCGGGTGCTGCAACAGGGCAAGGCCTGGAGCTTGGTGCAGTGGCCCGAGGCCGAAGGGGCTTTCGTGTCCATGGATCCGGCCAATGGCGAGATTCGCGCGCTGGTGGGCGGTTTCGACTTTCACCGCAACCAGTTCAACCACGTGACCCAAGGCTGGCGGCAACCGGGTTCCAGCTACAAGCCCTTCATTTACTCCGGAGCCATCGAGAGCGGCATGCAGCCGGAATCCCTGGTGAACGACGCGCCCATGGAAAACGTGGGTGATTGGGCACCCGAAAACGATGACGGCAGCACCGACGGCCCCATCACCTTGCGCCGCGCGCTGGCCCGCTCCAAGAACCTGGTGTCCATCCGCCTGATGCAGCTGCTTTCACCGGTGGGGGCCCGCGAGTGGACCAGCCGCTTCGGTTTCGACCCCGAGCGCCAGCCCGACAACCTGACCCAGGCTTTGGGCACTGGCTCCACCAACCCCCTGCAAATGGCGGGTGCGTATTCGGTGCTGGCCAACGGCGGCTACCGCGTGAACCCGGTGTTGATCCAGAAGATTGCCCGCGCCAGTGGCGAAGTGGTGTTTGAAGCCAAGCCCCAGGTGCTGGACGAGACCGTGCGCGCCGTGCCGCAACGCAATACCTTCATGGTGTCCAGTCTTTTGCAAGAGGTCACCCGCACCGGCACGGCGGCCAAAGCCCAAGCCACCCTCAAGCGCCCGGACTTGTATGGCAAAACAGGTACCACCAATGACGTGGTGGACGCCTGGTTCGCGGGCTACCAACCCGGCCTGGTTGCGGTGGTCTGGGTGGGCTATGACACGCCGCGCAGCCTGGGATCGCGAGCCTCCGGTTCTGCACTCGCCCTGCCGGCATGGATCGACTACATGGCCACCGCACTCAAGAACGTGCCCGTGCAGGAAGTGCAGCCACCAGCAGGCGTGGTCCGCGTTGGTGGAGACTGGCGCTACGAGGAATGGGCCAATGGAGGTTTTCTGGAGAGTATTGGGGTCGATGGCCAAGCCATCTCGCCCGCGCTGGCCGTGCGACCAAGCTCGGAGGGGGTGCAGGGCCCATCGCCATAA
- a CDS encoding PEP-CTERM sorting domain-containing protein has product MKKFLIAAVVATASFVSAHAASISGLVNTGGSFASGAQDTNYVLNGSSFGYVTSNGTFPLAGNWIPNTSTSKWITPTASQGQSFDPSANGTYSWKLSFDLTGFDANTASFSGQFAADNKAIVKLNGVQVGSANGFGSFYSFGANSGFSSGANTLEFVVTNLAQNSGNPTGLRVEFLQSNVTPVPEPETYAMLLAGLGLMGVISRRRMKGKAA; this is encoded by the coding sequence ATGAAAAAGTTTTTGATAGCAGCCGTAGTCGCCACGGCGTCGTTTGTATCGGCACACGCCGCATCCATCAGCGGTCTGGTGAACACGGGAGGAAGTTTTGCCAGTGGAGCCCAGGATACCAATTACGTGCTCAATGGCAGTTCCTTCGGGTATGTGACCAGCAATGGAACATTTCCTCTGGCCGGCAACTGGATCCCCAACACCAGCACCTCCAAATGGATCACACCCACAGCAAGTCAAGGCCAGTCTTTTGACCCCTCTGCGAACGGCACCTATTCTTGGAAGTTGAGCTTTGACTTGACAGGTTTTGATGCAAACACCGCCAGTTTCTCCGGCCAGTTTGCGGCCGATAACAAGGCTATTGTGAAGCTCAATGGAGTCCAGGTCGGAAGTGCTAACGGGTTCGGCAGTTTCTATTCCTTCGGTGCAAACAGTGGCTTTTCCAGTGGCGCCAACACATTGGAATTTGTGGTGACCAACTTGGCCCAAAACAGCGGCAACCCCACAGGTTTGCGTGTGGAGTTCCTGCAATCCAATGTGACGCCCGTGCCTGAGCCAGAAACCTACGCCATGCTGTTGGCAGGCTTGGGGCTCATGGGTGTGATCAGCCGTCGCCGCATGAAGGGCAAGGCTGCTTAA